The genomic interval CGATTTACCAGATCCAGAGGAACCGATGATAGTGACTACTTCTCCTTTATTTACCGTGAAATCAATATCTTTTAAAACTTCATGAGTTCCATAGGATTTACTTAAATGTTGTACTTCAATTACTTTTTCCATAGTCTCTCCTCCTTCTTCTGTTATTTTTCAGCATCATGTACATTCATTGTGTAGTTATCAGGACCATCTAATTTCTTTTCGATATAACGTAATATTCTTGTAACTGCAAACGTCATAATAAAATAAATCACACATGCTACAAAGAATGATTCGAAATATCTAAAGTTATTACCTGCAATTGATTTTGTTTGGAAATATAATTCGGTTACCGAAATAACGTTAAGAACAGAGGTATCTTTAATATTAATGACAAACTGATTACCTGTTGCCGGAAGAATATTACGAACCACTTGCGGCAATACGACATTCATCATTGTTTGTAGATGATTCATTCCTAACGCATGTGCTGCTTCAAATTGGCCTTTATCAATCGATACAACACCACCGCGAACAATCTCAGCCATATAAGCTCCTGTATTAATCGACACGATAAAGATTGCTGCAGCTAACGGATCCATATCGATCCCATACGCTAAAGCTGAGCCATAAAAAATAACCATCGCTTGCACAATCATCGGTGTTCCGCGGAAAAATTCAATATAAATCGAAAGAATGACATTAATCACTTTTAATAAAATCTTTTTTGCACCTTTTTCAGGCATTGGAATCGTACGAATAACTCCCGCCAGCAATCCGATGACCGCTCCAAAAATAGTACCTATTAATGCAATTAAAAGTGTTACTCCTGCTCCACGCAGGAACATCGGCCAGTTTTCTGTAATAATTTTTATGATCCACTCAAATGTCATGGTTCTCCTCCTTTACTTCATCATAAAACCGACTGTAAGAAGTTACAGCCGGTTTTAACTTGATCCTTATTCTGCTGCTGGTTGATTTTTAATCGCCGCATCCATGATACTAGTACGTTCTTCCTCTGAAATACCTGCTAAAATTTCATTGATTTTTTCTGTCAATTCACTGTCCTTTGCAACACCTACAGCAATTGCTGTATCATCATCAGATGTTTCAAATCCTTTAGTAAATTCAACCATTGCAAAATTTTCGTTAGCAGCTGATGCACTAACAGCTTCAGGTCGCTCTGAAACGTAACCATCAATGACTCCTGATTCAAGAGCCACCCTCATTGCTGGGAAGTTATCCATAGCTGGCTCTTTCGCGACACCTTCAATTTGATCAATGACTGAATAATGGAATGTATTTAATTGAGCTGTTACTTTAGCTCCTTTGAAATCTTGGATTGAAGTAGCACCATCATACTTGCTGCCTTTTTTAACGACCATAACTAAATCTGATTTATAATAGTTGTCTGAGAAATCGATTGTTTCTTTTCGTTCAGCTGTCGGCGACATGCCTGCGATAATCGCATCGATTTTACCTGAAGTTAAAGCCGGAACAAGTCCGTCCCATTCTGTTTTTACAATCACTAATTCTTTTCCTAAACCATCAGCAATTTTTTTAGCGATCTCAACATCATAACCGCCAGCATATTCTGCATTGCCATCAATTTTAACAGCACCATTTTCATCACCTGTTTGCGTCCAGTTAAATGGTGCATATCCAGCCTCAAGACCAACCTTGAATGTATTATCGTCTTTAGATGAAGATTCTGGACTGCTGCTTGTGCCACATCCTGCTAATAGGATAATAGCTGAAAGTAATGTGACGATAAAAAATGGTAATTTTCTTCTCATCATTATCTTCTCCCCCTGTTTTCTGGTTTTAACTAAATAAAAAACGGCCTGAGATAAACTCAGGCCGTATGTATAGTCACCTTAAAGTCCTCTTCTTTCCCCAAATGAGATAGCACAACTCAATAAACCGGGATGTTTATTGAGACAGTCCTGCAGCTCTTAACTACAGACCCAGCTAGTAATACTGAGAATATTACCCGCTTCGGCGACATTTCCTTCTCCATAGCATCATCGTTTTCTCTAAACTCCACTACAGACTGTTAAATACCGCGCCTCTACCTCACTGTAAAAAGTGAGGTTACTATTAAATTATATGTCTATTATCCTACAATAACATATGCAATCTGTCAACACAGCTTTAAATAGGTAAATTTTAGTATATGGTTTTCATAAAGAGTCACTAACCTTCCTTATATTTACAAAATTACCTATAGAACATAGAATCTTTTTGCTATACTCTTTAAATAAGACATACAAGTAAAGTGTGGTGAATCGATTGTTTAAACTATTGCTAATTGAAGATGATGAAACACTATTTCAAGAAATTAAGGATCGATTGACTGGGTGGTCTTATGATGTTTATGGAATTAACGATTTTAGTAAAGTAATTCAAGAGTTTACTGCCATAAAGCCAGATCTAGTCATTATAGATATTCAATTGCCGAAATTTGATGGATTTCATTGGTGCCGAATGATTCGAACACACTCAAACGTTCCAATTATTTTCTTATCCTCGCGTGATCATCCGACTGATATGGTGATGTCTATGCAGCTTGGAGCTGATGATTTTATCCAAAAGCCATTCCATTTTGATGTACTCATTGCAAAAATACAAGCTATTCTTCGGCGAGTATACAATTACAACACTGAACCTATATCCCTCAAAACATGGAGCGGGGCAACGGTTGATTATGAAAAAAATGTGGTAACTAATGACGCAGGCTCAATCGAATTAACAAAAAATGAAGTTTTCATATTAAAAATACTAATCGAACATAAAAATAAGATCGTAAGCCGTGAAGAATTAATAAGAAGCTTATGGGATGACGAACGGTTTGTAAGTGATAATACCTTAACCGTCAATGTTAATCGATTGCGGAAAAAACTAGAAGAACTCGGGTTGGGGCGTTATATTGAAACAAAAATTGGACAGGGTTATATTGCAATTGAAGAGGAAGATGCAAATGGTTAAAACATTCTTAATGGAAAGGCGAAGCTGGATTCTTTTCTTTTTATTCCAGCAGTTGATTATCCTCTTTATCGCTTATATAGATACAACGATCCCATTCCAGTCTGTAGTCTATTTGATTTTCATATGCATGATCGTGTTTAGTCTTTTTTTGTTTATCCGTTACAACAAAGAAACTAAGTTTTATAAAAGATTAGAAGAATGGGAAGATCATCTAGATTTAACAAGCTTAAATGAATCGGATAGTCCCTTTGAAAAGATAATTGAAAAACGGATCACTGACCAAACAAAACAATTGAAACTTATTGTTTCACAAAATCGAATGATTGTTGAGCATGAAAAAGATGAACTTTTATCTTGGATTCATGAGGTAAAGACACCTTTGACAGCGATGCATTTAATGATAGAAAGATTAGATGACTATGCATTAAAATCACAACTAACCTATGAATGGCTGCGTATCCACCTGCTATTAGATCAGCACCTCCATCAAAAACGGATTACCTTTATTGAAAATGACTTATATTTAGAGATGCTTCCTATTAAAGCCATCATCACAAAAGAGCTTAAAACGTTACAAACATGGTGTATTCAAAAAGGGGTTGGCTTTGATATACAGCTTGAGGTAACCGAGGTACTTAGTGATGCAAAATGGCTGGCTTTTATTATAAGACAGCTATTATCTAATGCGGTAAAATATAGTGATTCAGGCGATATCATCATTCGAAGCTATAAGCATGATGATCAAACGATTTTAGAAATTCAAGACTTTGGCAGGGGCATTGATTCTAAGGATTTACCGCGAATTTTTGAAAAAGGCTTTACATCCACAACGAAACATGATGACAATGCGTCTACAGGTATGGGCTTATATTTATCAAAAAAAGCGGCAAAACCATTATTAATATCGATAAATGTTTACTCCATAATCGGTGAAGGTACAACCTTTGCTTTGCTCTTTCCAAAAAGAAATGATTTCGTGAATATAATCGGCATGTGACATGAATGTCACATGCTTTTCTTTTTTGTTCGAACAATCAAAGGAAAGCATGACATTGATTTTTTATAATGAAACTACCAAATGAAGGGAGTTATCTGCATGCTTATATTAGAAGCAACTAAAATTCATAAAAGCTATGGGAATAAATTCAATAAACAAGAGGTATTAAAAGGAATTGACATTCGAATTCATAAAGGTGAATTTGTTAGCATCATGGGAGCATCTGGTTCAGGTAAAACAACGCTTCTCAATGTTTTATCATCTATTGATAAGGTCAGCCATGGAACAATTAAAATAAATGAAAATGAAATGACAAAAATGAAGGAGAAGCAGCTTGCTGAATTCCGTAAAGAACATTTAGGATTTATCTTTCAAGAATATAATTTATTAGACACGTTAACAGTGAAAGAAAACATTCTTTTACCACTATCCATTACGAAAACACCTAGAAAAGAAGCAAATGAAAAATTTCAGGAAGTGGCAACTGAACTTGGAATATATGAATTAAAAGATAAGTATCCAAATGAAATTTCCGGCGGTCAAAAACAGCGGACATCCGCTGCGAGAGCATTTATTCATGAGCCAAGTATTATTTTTGCTGACGAACCAACTGGTGCACTTGATTCAAAATCGGCTTCCGATCTATTAAATAAATTAAGCGACTTAAACGAAAAACGAAAAGCAACCATTATTATGGTTACTCACGATCCTGTCGCTGCAAGCTATTGCAGCAGAGTCATTTTTATAAAAGATGGGCAAATCTATTCACAGCTA from Metabacillus sediminilitoris carries:
- a CDS encoding amino acid ABC transporter permease — encoded protein: MTFEWIIKIITENWPMFLRGAGVTLLIALIGTIFGAVIGLLAGVIRTIPMPEKGAKKILLKVINVILSIYIEFFRGTPMIVQAMVIFYGSALAYGIDMDPLAAAIFIVSINTGAYMAEIVRGGVVSIDKGQFEAAHALGMNHLQTMMNVVLPQVVRNILPATGNQFVINIKDTSVLNVISVTELYFQTKSIAGNNFRYFESFFVACVIYFIMTFAVTRILRYIEKKLDGPDNYTMNVHDAEK
- a CDS encoding transporter substrate-binding domain-containing protein, which gives rise to MRRKLPFFIVTLLSAIILLAGCGTSSSPESSSKDDNTFKVGLEAGYAPFNWTQTGDENGAVKIDGNAEYAGGYDVEIAKKIADGLGKELVIVKTEWDGLVPALTSGKIDAIIAGMSPTAERKETIDFSDNYYKSDLVMVVKKGSKYDGATSIQDFKGAKVTAQLNTFHYSVIDQIEGVAKEPAMDNFPAMRVALESGVIDGYVSERPEAVSASAANENFAMVEFTKGFETSDDDTAIAVGVAKDSELTEKINEILAGISEEERTSIMDAAIKNQPAAE
- a CDS encoding response regulator transcription factor translates to MFKLLLIEDDETLFQEIKDRLTGWSYDVYGINDFSKVIQEFTAIKPDLVIIDIQLPKFDGFHWCRMIRTHSNVPIIFLSSRDHPTDMVMSMQLGADDFIQKPFHFDVLIAKIQAILRRVYNYNTEPISLKTWSGATVDYEKNVVTNDAGSIELTKNEVFILKILIEHKNKIVSREELIRSLWDDERFVSDNTLTVNVNRLRKKLEELGLGRYIETKIGQGYIAIEEEDANG
- a CDS encoding sensor histidine kinase is translated as MVKTFLMERRSWILFFLFQQLIILFIAYIDTTIPFQSVVYLIFICMIVFSLFLFIRYNKETKFYKRLEEWEDHLDLTSLNESDSPFEKIIEKRITDQTKQLKLIVSQNRMIVEHEKDELLSWIHEVKTPLTAMHLMIERLDDYALKSQLTYEWLRIHLLLDQHLHQKRITFIENDLYLEMLPIKAIITKELKTLQTWCIQKGVGFDIQLEVTEVLSDAKWLAFIIRQLLSNAVKYSDSGDIIIRSYKHDDQTILEIQDFGRGIDSKDLPRIFEKGFTSTTKHDDNASTGMGLYLSKKAAKPLLISINVYSIIGEGTTFALLFPKRNDFVNIIGM
- a CDS encoding ABC transporter ATP-binding protein; translation: MLILEATKIHKSYGNKFNKQEVLKGIDIRIHKGEFVSIMGASGSGKTTLLNVLSSIDKVSHGTIKINENEMTKMKEKQLAEFRKEHLGFIFQEYNLLDTLTVKENILLPLSITKTPRKEANEKFQEVATELGIYELKDKYPNEISGGQKQRTSAARAFIHEPSIIFADEPTGALDSKSASDLLNKLSDLNEKRKATIIMVTHDPVAASYCSRVIFIKDGQIYSQLNKGDQERQNFFKDIMKTQGVLGGVQYEH